A single Candidatus Tectomicrobia bacterium DNA region contains:
- a CDS encoding heavy metal-responsive transcriptional regulator yields the protein MPRAQTSSKRPLTIGALARCAGVHVETVRYYERRGLIERPGERRGAFRVYPPEAVGRLSAIKRAQALGFSLEEIRGLLELRLRDRARCGDVLGRAERKVAEIDEKIRALQRVRRELRALADACRKDAPASLCPVLAAFEGAV from the coding sequence ATGCCGCGCGCCCAGACTTCTTCCAAGCGCCCCCTCACCATCGGCGCCCTGGCCCGGTGCGCCGGGGTTCACGTGGAGACCGTGCGCTACTACGAGCGCAGGGGCCTCATCGAGCGTCCGGGGGAGCGGCGCGGCGCCTTCCGGGTGTATCCTCCCGAGGCCGTGGGGAGGCTGAGCGCCATCAAGCGGGCCCAGGCCCTCGGCTTCTCGCTGGAGGAGATTCGCGGCCTCCTGGAGCTCCGTTTGAGGGACCGCGCGCGCTGCGGGGACGTCCTGGGCCGGGCCGAGCGCAAGGTGGCCGAGATCGACGAAAAAATCCGCGCCCTCCAGCGCGTCCGCCGCGAGCTGCGGGCCCTGGCCGACGCCTGCCGGAAGGATGCCCCCGCCTCCCTGTGCCCGGTCCTCGCGGCGTTCGAAGGAGCGGTTTGA
- a CDS encoding SHOCT domain-containing protein, which translates to MRAIAGASFAFFASAAPAAAQPGGDWGGYGPWHMWGWGMMGTGMGIIMILFWVAILVLAIAAARWLLAAAPGRPTGEAAEDILKKRYARGEIQKEEYEAKLRDLRN; encoded by the coding sequence ATGCGCGCCATCGCCGGGGCTTCGTTCGCGTTCTTTGCCTCCGCCGCTCCCGCCGCCGCCCAGCCCGGGGGGGACTGGGGCGGCTATGGCCCCTGGCACATGTGGGGGTGGGGGATGATGGGGACGGGGATGGGGATCATCATGATCCTCTTCTGGGTGGCGATCCTCGTCCTCGCCATCGCGGCGGCGCGCTGGCTGCTCGCCGCCGCCCCGGGCCGCCCCACGGGGGAGGCCGCCGAGGACATCCTCAAGAAGCGCTACGCGCGGGGCGAGATCCAGAAGGAGGAGTACGAGGCGAAGCTCCGCGACCTGCGGAATTGA